Genomic DNA from Actinopolymorpha sp. NPDC004070:
GGTCGGCCGCGTTGCGCTACTACGACCGGCTGGAGGCGACCCTGCGTGCGGGCGCGGACCTGTTCGTCACACCGGAGAGCGTCCGGCGGCAGATCCGGATCATCGAGGAGGCCCGCCGCCAGACCGGCTACGCCTGACCGCCCGGAGTTCTCAACTCCACACCGGCATGGCTTCCATCACCTTCCTGGCAGCGTCGATGACCGCCTTGACCTTCGGGATTGTCTCCGCGATCTCCTGATGGGTGACCAGGGGGACTCCCTCGTCCGGGTACTCGACCCGGTTGCGGCGGCTTCACTCGACCTCCCCGTTGACGCCTCAGGCACTGTGCCGCGAGGCGGAGCCAACCCCTCCTCCTGGAGGAGTCAACTCGACTTCGACCAAAGGACGAGATCGTAAGTGAGCAAGAAAGGGATCGTCGGTAGGCGACTCCCACTCGGCGCGTCCGACTCGATGGACGTTGACCTCGAACCGAAGCTGCTGCCGTGCTTGCCGAGCGGCGTCGTCGAGTTCGTCGAGGTCGGCGTCACCGACCACCAACACGTCGAGGTCTGCCGGCACGGGTCCTGCTTCGCCCGTGTGCCGCGCGGCCCAGGAGCCGTAGATGAACGCCTGCTCCACGCCGGCGATGGGGCTGAGAAGATCCGACATCACGGGCAGCGGCCCGTAGGTCGCCACCAGGAGGTCGGTGAGTGGGGCAACCAGCCGATGACTGGTGTCAGCCGAGACCAAACGGAGATTCCCCCGCCGCCGGGACTTGATCAAACCCGCTTCGGACAGCCTGTCCGCTTCGTGGTGAATCGTCTTCACGCTCACCCGGAGCGCTCGGGCGAGATCGGTCAGGCTGTACTCCGTCTCCGGGTGAAGGTACAGCTGCGCCAGCAGGCTGCCCTGAGCCTGCGAGCGCAACAACGGAAGCAGCTGAGACGTTCTCATAACTGGTAATATACCTTACCACTTGTGAGAACTGGCGGCCTCGGCGCTGATCACCGGCGCGCGGCCAGCCGGACGTCGCCGAACACCACGTTCCGCGTCATCGGCCGGGCCAGGAAGTCGTGCGGGAAGCCGAGCTCGACCGCGCTCGCGGCCTCCGGGCGGGCCACCTGCTCGGGGATGAACCGCACGTCCAGCGCGCCGAGGTTGTCCTCCAGTTGCGCCACCGTCCGTACGCCGGCGATCGGTGCGGTGACCGCAGGGTTGAGCAGCGTCCAGGGGCCTCCACCGGCGTAGTGCCGTCCCAGATGTGCAGCCGAAGTTCGGGTCGCCCGGCCGGGTGCTCAGGGCGTACTTCGTGGCGATGACGAGCTCGTCGCGCCGCCCGCCCGCGAACTCGCCGACGAACGCCTCCGCCGTGCGTCGTACGAACTCCATCGCGTACGCCTTCGGCCAGGCGTGGGTGGCCGGGTAAGGGAAAGGTCCTCCGGGACTGGCTTTCCCACCTTCGCGTTCGCGGGCGGGCGGCACTAAGATCGCGGAGGTGGCCACGACGATCGACACCACAGCCGAGCTGGCGGCGTTCCTGCGCACTCCAACCTCGTGGTGGACTTCGGCGCGCTGCCACCCGAACACCGCAACATGCTGTGGATCTGCACTCCGCATCCGGGCATGCAGGGAGTTCTACGTCGACCGGGAGCACGTGATCCGCGAGGGTGTTGGCCGTCGAGTACCAGGTACTGACGCCGCTGCAGGATCCGAGTCAGCGGCTCATCTTCTACCGGGCGGCCGACTCCACGTCGCAAGCAGCGCTTGACGCCCTCACCGTCGATTGCGCGGAGGTGCGTCCTGCCCGTTAGGCGGGCGACCTCACCCATCCAACGGGATAGTCCCATGTCGTACGACCGGCCAGGGAGGGCACTCGTGACACATCCGTCGGCGACCATTCTGATCGACCGCAGCCGCGAAGTCGGCCGCATCGACCCGCAGATCTACGGCCACTTCCTCGAGTCGTCGTTCTTCGGCAACATCGAGGGCGGCGTCTTCGACGAGGGATCACCCCTGTCCTACGACGGCCCCGGTGTGCGGAGCGGTCTGCGCAAGGACGTGTTGACGCTGTGCCGGGAGCTCGGCCTGCCGATCGTTCGCTGGCCGGGCGGCAACTTCGCCTCGCCGTACCACTGGGAGGACGGTATCGGGTCACGCGACTCGAGACCCCGGCGCCTGGAGCTGGCCTGGGGCGGACTGGAGACCAACCGGTTCGGCACCGACGAGTTCCTGGCCTGGTGCGCCGAGGTCGGCACCGAGCCCTACCTCGTGCACAGCTGCCGCGACGTCGACGAGGCCGTGCGCTGGGTCGAATACACCAACAGCCGGGCCGACACCGCCTACACCCGCCGACGGGCCGAGAACGGCCGGCGTGAACCGTACGGCGTCCGTTACTGGGGGATCGGCAACGAGGTCTACGGGCCGTGGCAGTACGGCCATCGCTCGGCGAGCGAGTACGCCGGGGCGGCCCGCGACCACGCACGCTTCATGCGTCTCGTCGATCCCGACATCAGGCTGGTGGCTGTCGGGATCCCATGGGAGCAGGAAGAGTGGACCCGTCCGCTGCTGGAGCAGGCGGGAAACCTGGTCGACTACATCTCGCTGCACCTGTACGGCGCGAGCACGCATCTGTTCTCGTCGGCGTCCGGCGACGACGACTACGACGCGGTGGTGGCCCAGCCGGCGTACTTCGAACAACGCATCCAGGACTACTCCCACCTCGTCGCCGGCCTAGCCGCGAAGGCAGGTGTCAACCGGCCGTTGGCACTGGCGCTGGACGAGTGGAACATCCGGCACCTGGAGCCCGCGTCCTGGCCGGAGCCGTCCCCCTCCGACGAGGGTGGGTTCGTACCCCGCGACGTCGCGACTCCGGACGAGTCACCGACCAACCTCCGGGTCAACCGCTGGAGCCCCCGTACGCTCGCGGACGCGTTGTTCTACGCCGGGGTGTTCCACGCGCTGCACCGAGGCACGGATCTGCCCGTACCGCCGACGATGGCGAACACGGTCAACCTGGTCAACGCCAACGGCCTCGTCGTCGCCCGGCCCGGCGGCGCGGTCAGGTCGGCGTCCTACCACGTCTGGGACCTGTACCAGAACTCGCTGGGCAACCGGGCGCTCGCGAGCCAGGTCGACGGCCCGTCCCGGTCCGCGGCGCTACGCCAGGGCGACGAACGCGAGCGCGGCGGCCGGCACACCACCCGTCCCGCCGTGGTCGCGTACCTCGACGTGAGCGCGACACTCACCGAGGACCGCCGTTTCCTGCGCATCGCGGTGATCAACCGACACCGGTCGAACCCGATCCGGGCACGGATCGTCCTGGACGGCAGGGCCGAGACGCTCCCACCCAGCGCGCACGTCCGTGACCTCGGCGCCGACGTCGACGATGTGCTGGCCGGCAACAGTCTCATCGCCCCCGACAGCGTGAGCGTTCGTGACCGCGGGCGAGTGGACGTGCCCTCCGGTGAGTACGACTTCCCGCCCCACTCGGTGACTGTCCTGTCGTTCGCTCTCTGACTTCGGCACCTGATCGGTGCCGCTATGGTGGCGCGAAGCGAGACTTCACGTCTCTTCCTTACAGCAGGATCCAGGCGTTCTCGGTCGAGACCGCAGGTGATCGGCACGTACGTGCTCTGATCGGGTTTTACGAAACCATTACACACACCCGCCCCCTGCCTTTACGATCTTCGCCACCGGACGGCAGCAGGCGTCGCCCGGTGGGGTCGCGAGTTCCGTAGCCGGGGGGAAC
This window encodes:
- a CDS encoding alpha-L-arabinofuranosidase C-terminal domain-containing protein gives rise to the protein MTHPSATILIDRSREVGRIDPQIYGHFLESSFFGNIEGGVFDEGSPLSYDGPGVRSGLRKDVLTLCRELGLPIVRWPGGNFASPYHWEDGIGSRDSRPRRLELAWGGLETNRFGTDEFLAWCAEVGTEPYLVHSCRDVDEAVRWVEYTNSRADTAYTRRRAENGRREPYGVRYWGIGNEVYGPWQYGHRSASEYAGAARDHARFMRLVDPDIRLVAVGIPWEQEEWTRPLLEQAGNLVDYISLHLYGASTHLFSSASGDDDYDAVVAQPAYFEQRIQDYSHLVAGLAAKAGVNRPLALALDEWNIRHLEPASWPEPSPSDEGGFVPRDVATPDESPTNLRVNRWSPRTLADALFYAGVFHALHRGTDLPVPPTMANTVNLVNANGLVVARPGGAVRSASYHVWDLYQNSLGNRALASQVDGPSRSAALRQGDERERGGRHTTRPAVVAYLDVSATLTEDRRFLRIAVINRHRSNPIRARIVLDGRAETLPPSAHVRDLGADVDDVLAGNSLIAPDSVSVRDRGRVDVPSGEYDFPPHSVTVLSFAL
- a CDS encoding winged helix-turn-helix domain-containing protein, with amino-acid sequence MRTSQLLPLLRSQAQGSLLAQLYLHPETEYSLTDLARALRVSVKTIHHEADRLSEAGLIKSRRRGNLRLVSADTSHRLVAPLTDLLVATYGPLPVMSDLLSPIAGVEQAFIYGSWAARHTGEAGPVPADLDVLVVGDADLDELDDAARQARQQLRFEVNVHRVGRAEWESPTDDPFLAHLRSRPLVEVELTPPGGGVGSASRHSA